One window from the genome of Cucumis melo cultivar AY chromosome 12, USDA_Cmelo_AY_1.0, whole genome shotgun sequence encodes:
- the LOC127144368 gene encoding uncharacterized protein LOC127144368 has product MDLEWSSVVDSGMDNLCSLLPSSSIDDDFQILTDIHVSSLSSTFDLKEKDMFASKELLSKSFYYIAIKNNFEFKTVRSNSKSIEFKCSQDNCPWYVRASRYKGGELWRLRKYIANHNCSINVIQTTHKQASASLISDCIGKDFSSFDRSTPNDIMIHMRTKLGVNVSYYKAWRAKELVMNSLNGEAKESYALIPNFFMKLKEINPGSFTAYETDTEGHFKYCFMAIGACIEGWKYCRPNISVDGTFLKSKYGGTLLTASTIDGNNQIFPLAFSIVDSENDASWRWFFENIKNSLGDREDLVVISDRHLSIPKSVHNVFPNAEYCVCLQHLLKSLKLIYKDPIIDKLFFRCGKAYTVVDFETNMRWMESMYPSIRDYLSKVSFEKWARAYCTRKRYQMMTTNISESLNAVLKESRDLPVAALLDSIRQILQNWFYDRRKVACCMRTVLTSWAEGELRIQHQNSRSFTVNAINDVEFQVIDGRKQFIVRLDCKSCTCRVWDLDEIPCAHALAVLRGRNMNTYSFVSKYFLSSTLISTYTGSVRPVGNHANWKSIGIENNILPPTFKRRAGRPRKQRILSIGEKKSHSRCSHCHRAGHNRRNCKFPPFLQ; this is encoded by the exons ATGGATTTAGAATGGTCTAGTGTTGTTGACAGTGGGATGGATAATTTGTGTTCTTTGCTGCCTTCTTCTTCCATTGATGACGATTTTCAAATTCTTACGGATATTCATGTTAGTAGCTTGTCTTCTACATTTGATTTGAAAGAAAAGGATATGTTTGCTAGCAAGGAATTACTATCAAAGTCATTTTACTACATTGCTATAAAGAACAACTTTGAGTTCAAGACTGTGAGATCAAATTCTAAATCTATTGAGTTTAAGTGCTCCCAAGATAATTGTCCATGGTATGTTCGTGCATCTCGTTACAAGGGTGGGGAATTATGGCGGCTAAGGAAGTATATTGCTAATCACAATTGCTCCATAAATGTTATTCAAACTACTCATAAACAAGCATCTGCATCACTGATTAGTGATTGTATTGGAAAAGACTTTAGTTCTTTTGATCGTTCAACTCCAAATGATATTATGATTCACATGCGTACTAAACTTGGTGTAAATGTTAGCTACTATAAAGCGTGGAGGGCAAAGGAACTTGTTATGAATTCTTTGAATGGTGAAGCAAAAGAATCTTATGCCTTGATTCCAAACTTTTTCATGAAACTAAAAGAAATTAACCCAG gTTCATTCACTGCTTATGAAACTGATACAGAGGGACATTTTAAGTACTGTTTTATGGCTATTGGAGCATGCATTGAAGGATGGAAATATTGTAGGCCCAATATATCAGTTGACGGTACatttttgaaatctaaatatGGTGGAACTCTTTTGACAGCCTCAACAATTGATGGTAATAATCAAATTTTCCCATTGGCCTTTAgtattgtagattctgaaaatgatgcatCATGGAGATGGTTTTTTGAGAATATAAAGAATAGTTTAGGGGATCGGGAAGATTTAGTTGTAATATCTGATCGACATTTAAGTATCCCAAAAAGTGTTCATAATGTTTTTCCAAATGCTGAATATTGCGTTTGTTTGCAACACCTTCTAAAAAGTTTGAAGTTGATATATAAGGACCCTATAATTGATAAGCTCTTCTTTAGATGTGGAAAAGCATATACAGTTGTTGATTTTGAGACTAACATGAGATGGATGGAGTCTATGTATCCTAGTATACGAGACTATCTTAGTAAGGTTAGTTTTGAAAAGTGGGCTCGAGCATATTGTACAAGGAAAAGATATCAAATGATGACTACAAACATTTCAGAAAGCTTAAATGCAGTTCTAAAAGAATCTAGAGATTTGCCCGTTGCAGCATTACTCGATTCTATCAGACAAATACTTCAAAATTGGTTTTATGATCGAAGAAAAGTTGCATGTTGTATGAGAACTGTTTTAACTAGTTGGGCTGAGGGAGAATTACGAATTCAACATCAAAACTCAAGAAGCTTCACA gtTAATGCTATTAAtgatgttgaatttcaagtgatTGATGGAAGAAAACAATTTATTGTACGGTTAGATTGCAAATCATGTACCTGTCGCGTTTGGGATCTTGATGAAATTCCATGTGCCCACGCTCTTGCTGTTCTTCGTGGGCGTAATATGAATACTTACTCTTTTGTTTCCAAGTATTTTTTGTCAAGTACTTTGATTTCAACTTATACTGGATCAGTTCGTCCAGTTGGGAACCATGCCAATTGGAAATCTATTGGGATTGAGAATAACATACTACCTCCAACTTTCAAGCGTCGAGCAGGACGACCGcgaaaacaaagaatattatCAATTGGCGAGAAGAAAAGTCACTCAAGATGCAGCCATTGTCATCGTGCTGGTCACAATCGTAGAAATTGCAAATTTCCACCATTTTTACAGTGA
- the LOC103501719 gene encoding thymidine kinase a-like, with product MKSLVSSSSFSILSPYFPISASPSFFSLPSKSAQCGPMFTQVSNFFTFKTPTTSLPSKGFFSTQNRNPQTRASLSPPSGEIHVILGPMFAGKTTTLLRRIQSESCNGRSVAIIKSNKDTRYGLDSIVTHDGIKLPCWAIPNLSSFKKKFGQGSYDKLDVIGIDEAQFFDDLYDFCCEAADIDGKTVIVAGLDGDYLRRNFGSVLDIIPLADSVTKLTARCEICGNRAFFTLRKTQEKETELIGGADVYMPVCRQHYVSGQVVIEAARTVVESRKVECRTPA from the exons ATGAAATCCTTGGTATCTTCCTCCTCTTTCTCGATCCTCTCCCCCTATTTCCCCATTTCTGCTTCTCCATCCTTCTTTTCTTTGCCTTCTAAATCTGCGCAATGCGGCCCTATGTTCACCCAAGTCTCCAATTTTTTCACTTTCAAAACACCCACAACTTCCTTGCCCTCAAAAGGGTTTTTTTCAACCCAGAATCGAAACCCCCAAACGAGGGCCTCTTTGTCTCCGCCCTCCGGCGAGATTCATGTCATTCTGGGGCCGATGTTTGCTGGGAAAACTACCACTCTTCTTCGGCGGATTCAGTCCGAGAGCTGCAATGGCAG AAGTGTAGCTATAATTAAGTCGAATAAAGACACAAGGTATGGATTGGATTCTATTGTTACACATGACGGTATCAAACTGCCTTGCTGGGCAATACCAAACTTATCATCATTCAAAAAGAAATTTGGTCAAGGTTCCTATGACAAG CTAGATGTGATTGGAATTGATGAAGCTCAATTTTTCGATGATCTTTATGATTTCTGTTGCGAAGCTGCTGATATTGATGGCAAAACAGTTATAGTTGCTGGGCTGGATGGGGATTACTTGAG GAGGAACTTCGGTTCAGTTCTCGATATAATTCCACTTGCTGATTCTGTAACTAAGTTAACTGCTCGATGTGAAATCTGCGGGAATCGGGCTTTCTTTACTTTAAGGAAGACGCAAGAAAAAGAGACCGAGCTGATTGGCGGTGCTGATGTGTACATGCCCGTATGTCGACAACATTACGTCAGCGGGCAAGTAGTGATAGAGGCAGCAAGAACTGTAGTAGAATCACGCAAGGTTGAGTGTAGGACTCCAGCATAG